One Pectobacterium polaris DNA window includes the following coding sequences:
- a CDS encoding nuclear transport factor 2 family protein, which yields MSDKQTRPPLPPFTRETAIEKVRLAEDGWNSRDAEKVSLAYTLDTKWRNRAEFATNREEAKGFLTRKWKKELEYRLIKELWAFTDNRIAVRYAYEWHDDSGNWFRSYGNENWEFEADGLMQRRFACINDMPIKESERKFHWPLGRRPDDHPGLSELGL from the coding sequence ATGTCCGATAAACAGACTCGCCCGCCACTTCCTCCTTTTACTCGCGAAACGGCGATTGAGAAGGTGCGACTCGCTGAAGATGGCTGGAACAGCCGAGATGCCGAAAAGGTATCGCTGGCCTACACGCTGGACACCAAATGGCGTAATCGCGCCGAGTTTGCAACCAATCGTGAAGAAGCCAAAGGTTTCCTCACGCGGAAGTGGAAAAAAGAACTTGAGTATCGTCTGATTAAAGAACTATGGGCGTTTACTGACAACCGCATCGCCGTGCGGTACGCCTATGAATGGCATGATGATTCGGGCAACTGGTTCCGCTCTTATGGCAATGAAAACTGGGAATTTGAAGCAGATGGCCTGATGCAACGTCGCTTCGCCTGTATAAACGACATGCCGATTAAAGAGAGTGAACGCAAGTTCCACTGGCCACTGGGTCGTCGTCCGGATGATCATCCTGGTCTGTCGGAGCTGGGCCTGTAA
- a CDS encoding LysR family transcriptional regulator, which translates to MDRLLLMTCFVRTAETGSFSAAGRDLGLGQPNVSRHVATLEEHLQTRLLHRSTRKLSLTPEGERYYLEARRILEAVEESESSFRENVTPTGLLRVACPTALAHTFLVPHIPDFLERYPELTLELQINDRYINLVDEGAELAIRIGHLEDSAMRARRLGMYERVCVASNKYLAKHGTPNTPEDLKKHDCLIYTLLTTGATWRFQDINVPVSGRLRVNSPEAVQKFVNAGVGIAQGPEWLFEEGLENGNLQLLLTDYTAPPVPIQAVYVANRLLPKRAIVFMDFVAEIFEKNPAFKVYNAMK; encoded by the coding sequence ATGGACAGATTACTTTTGATGACATGCTTTGTCCGTACCGCTGAAACAGGCAGCTTTTCCGCAGCCGGTAGGGATTTAGGCTTAGGGCAACCGAACGTGAGTCGCCATGTTGCCACCCTCGAAGAGCATTTGCAGACCAGATTACTTCACAGATCAACCCGCAAGCTTTCCCTAACTCCTGAAGGAGAACGTTATTATTTGGAAGCAAGGCGTATTCTGGAAGCCGTTGAAGAGTCAGAGTCTTCTTTCAGAGAAAATGTTACACCCACAGGGCTATTACGTGTTGCTTGCCCCACAGCATTAGCTCACACATTCTTAGTCCCGCACATCCCCGATTTTTTAGAACGCTATCCTGAGCTAACACTCGAACTACAGATTAATGACCGCTATATCAATCTCGTTGATGAAGGGGCTGAACTGGCAATCCGCATTGGACACCTGGAGGACAGTGCTATGCGTGCCCGCAGACTTGGCATGTATGAGCGAGTCTGTGTTGCCAGTAACAAGTATTTAGCTAAACACGGAACCCCTAATACCCCAGAAGATTTAAAAAAACATGATTGTTTGATCTATACCTTGCTAACAACAGGAGCTACCTGGAGATTTCAGGATATCAATGTCCCTGTTTCTGGTCGGCTCAGGGTCAATTCACCGGAAGCAGTACAGAAGTTTGTTAATGCAGGGGTTGGGATCGCACAAGGCCCAGAATGGCTGTTCGAGGAGGGACTGGAAAATGGCAACTTACAGCTATTACTGACTGATTACACTGCACCGCCCGTTCCCATTCAAGCCGTTTATGTTGCTAATCGACTTTTACCAAAACGGGCGATTGTGTTCATGGATTTTGTTGCTGAAATCTTTGAAAAAAATCCCGCATTCAAAGTTTACAACGCAATGAAATGA
- a CDS encoding pyridoxal-phosphate dependent enzyme: protein MKRAESVLDFIGHTPLLELTQFDTGPCRLFVKLENQNPGGSIKDRVALSMIENAERQGWLKPGGTIVEATAGNTGLGLALVAALKGYHLILVVPDKMSREKIFHLRALGAEVQLTRSDVAKGHPDYYQDYARRLAEETPDGYYIDQFNNPANLEAHYRTTGPELWQQMEEQIDTIVVGVGSGGTLGGLSRYFAEVSPQTAFVLADPAGSILTDYLQRGEYGEAGSWLVEGIGEDFVPALADFTQVTHAYAVDDAESFHTARELLRKEGVLAGSSSGTLLAAALRYCRAQTEPKRVVTLVCDSGNKYLSKMFNDYWMIEKGLITRPPHGDLRDLITYRHDEGATVSVSPDDTLSVVHARMRLYDISQLPVLDNDRVVGVIDEWDLLNSLKNDTQHFSLTAREAMSDQVKTLPKEASPDDLLAIFDQGFVAVILDGDRFLGLITRTDVLNHWRQTLR, encoded by the coding sequence ATGAAACGTGCTGAATCCGTTCTCGACTTCATCGGCCATACGCCGCTATTGGAGCTCACCCAGTTTGATACCGGCCCCTGCCGATTGTTCGTCAAACTGGAAAACCAGAATCCCGGCGGCTCGATTAAAGACCGCGTCGCGCTCTCCATGATCGAAAACGCGGAGCGTCAGGGCTGGTTGAAGCCGGGCGGCACCATCGTTGAAGCCACAGCGGGCAATACCGGGCTCGGTCTGGCGCTGGTCGCCGCGCTAAAGGGCTATCACCTGATTCTGGTGGTGCCAGACAAGATGAGCCGCGAGAAGATTTTTCACCTGCGGGCGCTGGGCGCAGAGGTTCAACTCACCCGTTCTGACGTCGCCAAAGGTCACCCTGACTATTATCAGGATTATGCCCGTCGATTAGCAGAAGAAACGCCTGATGGGTACTACATCGATCAGTTTAATAATCCGGCCAATCTGGAAGCGCACTACCGAACTACCGGCCCTGAACTGTGGCAGCAGATGGAGGAGCAGATTGACACAATCGTCGTCGGCGTGGGTTCTGGCGGTACACTGGGCGGCCTGAGCCGCTACTTCGCCGAGGTATCCCCTCAAACCGCCTTTGTGCTGGCCGACCCCGCAGGATCGATCCTGACCGACTACCTGCAACGCGGTGAATATGGCGAGGCCGGAAGCTGGCTGGTGGAGGGAATTGGCGAGGATTTTGTGCCTGCGCTGGCCGATTTCACTCAGGTCACCCACGCCTACGCGGTTGATGACGCCGAATCTTTCCACACCGCGCGTGAATTACTGCGTAAAGAAGGCGTACTGGCGGGATCGTCCAGCGGCACTTTACTGGCCGCCGCATTACGCTACTGTCGGGCACAAACCGAGCCCAAGCGGGTCGTCACCCTCGTTTGCGACAGCGGAAATAAATACCTGTCCAAGATGTTCAACGACTATTGGATGATCGAAAAAGGACTTATCACGCGCCCGCCGCACGGCGATCTGCGCGATCTCATCACCTATCGCCATGATGAAGGGGCCACTGTTTCGGTGTCGCCCGACGACACGCTCAGCGTAGTGCATGCACGTATGCGGCTCTACGACATCTCCCAGCTACCCGTATTGGACAACGACCGCGTCGTCGGCGTGATCGATGAATGGGATCTCCTCAACAGCCTCAAAAATGATACCCAGCATTTTTCACTGACGGCGCGCGAGGCGATGTCCGATCAGGTCAAGACGCTGCCAAAAGAGGCATCACCTGACGATCTGCTGGCGATTTTCGACCAGGGATTTGTCGCCGTGATTCTCGACGGCGATCGGTTTCTCGGTTTAATTACGCGTACAGACGTCCTGAACCACTGGCGGCAGACGCTTCGCTGA
- a CDS encoding toxin-antitoxin system YwqK family antitoxin — translation MKAVKLLFGILLLNMVIGVSTAIAAPDDTAHPFYAGKTLAHPIISGARESSALLVFIQENQVVKGYYCFCSEEDDSVDHLPHLLGTFPDSTIESVFYADVDQAGQITLVLSKSHGKFALRGWRYIEDGSYIPLLSLQPVLDKLVRENKDLNSTLVKRALGKLPPYDYSAQYPKFDNHDFDNIDFTQGNVVGWYLDDGTPSHAAKQPADNVYAYKKTFAEKDGLFLTVTFRRVEDSATPGFRVTAISWQADPAKFSGSENGPYVYYSAQYGLVKGFFLRGVPDGKWTTVGENFGSSGSYIAGQQQGQWTISDGQETATGLMKDDEREGRWEITDGMDGNTPELGGFDTYLNGQRHGPSERRLAGVLRSKGDYVDDQPEGMWITENGEGPFVKGVANGMWKLKTADGEIQQVELMAGIKQGELRWSDEKGRLTQIIHYKDNLPHGLYQKFNAAGKMVYQADYVMGKLEGREVEYYDDGTTLRADRGYRNGELDGLYIYNFPDGKPKSVSTYDHGYEVGLMQEFTATGVKITERNYCPRSMSGRGYCGKQQTFNPDGTPLTEADYLFNRQQTNNTWYANGQRQDETRIGTDDSYTQISYYPNGQMQCISRSQGFKPLVVDGKEYKDYQGALRQGESACYYPDGKVKSSGVWKDGRLTTSCETRFDENGKQTAPALKAA, via the coding sequence ATGAAAGCCGTAAAGTTACTGTTTGGCATCCTACTACTGAATATGGTCATAGGGGTCAGCACGGCTATCGCCGCCCCGGACGACACCGCACACCCTTTTTACGCGGGTAAAACGCTGGCGCATCCGATCATTTCGGGCGCACGCGAAAGCAGCGCCCTTCTGGTTTTCATTCAGGAAAACCAGGTGGTCAAAGGCTATTATTGCTTCTGTAGTGAAGAGGATGACAGTGTCGATCACCTTCCCCACCTGCTCGGTACCTTCCCCGATTCCACCATTGAATCCGTGTTTTATGCCGACGTAGACCAGGCTGGTCAAATCACGCTGGTGTTGAGTAAAAGCCACGGCAAGTTCGCCCTGCGCGGTTGGCGTTACATTGAAGACGGCAGCTATATTCCGCTGCTAAGTTTACAGCCGGTTCTCGACAAGCTGGTTCGCGAGAATAAGGATCTCAATTCAACTCTGGTGAAACGCGCACTCGGCAAGCTTCCACCTTATGACTACAGCGCGCAGTACCCTAAGTTCGATAATCACGATTTCGATAACATCGACTTTACTCAGGGCAACGTTGTCGGCTGGTATCTTGACGATGGCACACCTTCTCATGCTGCGAAACAGCCAGCAGACAACGTCTACGCTTATAAAAAAACCTTTGCGGAAAAAGACGGTTTATTCCTCACCGTAACTTTCCGTCGCGTGGAAGATAGCGCAACCCCCGGATTTCGCGTGACAGCCATAAGTTGGCAAGCTGACCCGGCTAAATTCAGCGGCAGCGAGAATGGGCCTTATGTCTATTACTCGGCACAATATGGCTTAGTAAAAGGTTTTTTCCTGCGTGGCGTTCCTGACGGAAAATGGACCACCGTCGGCGAGAACTTCGGCAGTTCAGGTAGCTATATAGCGGGACAACAGCAAGGCCAGTGGACCATCAGCGATGGGCAAGAAACGGCAACGGGATTGATGAAAGACGATGAGCGTGAAGGCCGCTGGGAAATCACCGACGGAATGGATGGCAATACACCAGAGCTGGGTGGCTTCGATACCTACCTCAATGGACAGCGTCATGGCCCCAGCGAGCGCCGTCTGGCGGGTGTGCTGCGCTCGAAGGGCGATTATGTTGATGACCAGCCTGAAGGCATGTGGATCACCGAAAACGGCGAGGGCCCGTTTGTGAAAGGCGTGGCTAACGGTATGTGGAAACTAAAGACGGCTGACGGCGAGATCCAGCAGGTCGAACTGATGGCTGGCATAAAGCAGGGAGAACTGCGCTGGAGTGATGAGAAAGGCCGTCTGACACAAATCATTCATTATAAAGATAATCTTCCTCACGGTTTGTACCAGAAGTTCAACGCTGCCGGAAAAATGGTTTATCAGGCTGACTATGTCATGGGCAAACTGGAGGGCCGTGAAGTCGAATATTATGACGATGGCACCACTCTGCGCGCCGATCGCGGCTACCGCAATGGCGAACTCGACGGCCTGTATATCTATAATTTCCCTGACGGAAAACCGAAGTCCGTATCGACCTATGACCACGGTTATGAAGTCGGACTGATGCAGGAATTTACCGCCACTGGCGTCAAAATTACCGAGCGCAATTACTGCCCTCGGTCGATGAGCGGCCGCGGCTACTGCGGTAAACAGCAAACCTTCAACCCTGACGGCACACCGCTCACCGAAGCCGATTATCTGTTCAACCGCCAGCAAACCAATAATACCTGGTATGCGAACGGTCAACGTCAGGATGAAACGCGTATCGGCACCGATGACAGCTACACCCAAATCAGCTATTACCCTAACGGCCAGATGCAATGCATTAGTCGCTCGCAGGGTTTCAAACCGTTGGTGGTCGATGGCAAAGAGTACAAAGATTATCAGGGCGCGCTGCGCCAGGGCGAAAGCGCCTGTTATTACCCCGATGGCAAAGTCAAAAGCAGCGGAGTCTGGAAAGACGGCAGGCTGACCACCAGCTGTGAAACCCGTTTCGATGAGAACGGAAAACAGACCGCCCCGGCCCTAAAGGCTGCGTGA
- a CDS encoding LysE family translocator, with translation MELIPYFLFAGALFLNAGVPGPSIAALVSRVITNGWRNVIPFIAAMWIGEVIWLSMAMAGLTTLAQTFQTGFYILKWVSIIYLCWLAFKMWRKPVNEKADELPQRTSSWSMFSAGMALTLGNPKIMVFYLALLPSFIDLPKAGLSEWAILASITLVTLAAIDLTWTFMAHRARVLLRTPKAVKIANRLGAVAMGGAAAVIAARN, from the coding sequence GTGGAATTAATTCCTTATTTTCTATTTGCCGGTGCTCTCTTTTTAAATGCAGGAGTACCTGGTCCCAGTATCGCGGCCCTTGTTTCCAGGGTGATTACCAATGGCTGGCGCAATGTAATACCTTTCATCGCTGCAATGTGGATCGGTGAGGTTATCTGGCTCTCTATGGCTATGGCAGGTCTTACAACCCTTGCGCAAACATTCCAGACAGGCTTTTATATTCTGAAATGGGTCAGCATCATCTATCTCTGCTGGCTTGCGTTTAAAATGTGGCGTAAGCCTGTAAATGAAAAGGCAGACGAATTACCGCAACGTACATCTTCATGGTCAATGTTTAGCGCTGGTATGGCATTAACTTTGGGCAACCCTAAGATCATGGTTTTCTACCTTGCGCTTCTTCCGTCATTTATCGATTTGCCAAAAGCAGGTTTAAGTGAATGGGCAATCCTAGCAAGCATTACGCTGGTTACATTAGCGGCAATTGATCTTACCTGGACTTTCATGGCACACAGGGCCCGAGTTTTATTACGTACTCCTAAAGCTGTGAAAATTGCTAATCGTCTTGGCGCTGTTGCTATGGGCGGTGCCGCTGCGGTTATTGCTGCGCGTAACTAA
- a CDS encoding arylamine N-acetyltransferase family protein, which translates to MNQLVTAYLDRLGLDAETPSLQALTRIHRAHVERIPYETFWIHLKEGWGIDPLESFRRAATTRRGGYCFQLNGGLYTLLTQLGYRVSLNPANVHGVEGPERIKLENHVAIIAEGMPCESNPNGRWWVDIGLGDALHEQMPLINATVHQGLMKFGMEAVGEDGVGDWHLTADPSCWIAGVSMADEPTDMGNLSDRHHFNVFSPESGYAKVVTAQLRQPNGKTVMRGCVLTKTDGNVVTTHTSASLPEWLDVLREEFGLTFDNVSDESLKTLWSRVQKIHEEWLQSRDNG; encoded by the coding sequence ATGAATCAATTAGTAACAGCTTACCTGGATCGCCTTGGCCTTGATGCCGAGACACCCTCCCTACAGGCACTGACCCGAATTCATCGAGCTCACGTTGAACGGATACCTTACGAAACCTTCTGGATTCACCTCAAAGAAGGATGGGGAATTGATCCACTTGAAAGTTTCAGAAGAGCAGCGACCACGCGGCGAGGCGGTTACTGTTTTCAGTTGAATGGCGGCTTATACACATTACTCACCCAGCTTGGTTATCGTGTGAGTCTCAACCCTGCAAACGTCCATGGTGTTGAAGGCCCTGAACGGATTAAGCTGGAAAATCATGTCGCCATTATCGCTGAGGGAATGCCGTGTGAAAGCAACCCTAATGGCCGATGGTGGGTTGATATCGGCCTCGGCGACGCGCTGCATGAACAAATGCCTCTTATAAATGCAACCGTCCACCAGGGATTAATGAAGTTTGGAATGGAGGCCGTTGGTGAGGATGGTGTGGGTGACTGGCATCTCACTGCCGATCCATCTTGCTGGATTGCAGGTGTAAGTATGGCTGATGAGCCTACTGATATGGGGAATTTATCAGACCGCCATCACTTTAATGTGTTTTCGCCAGAGTCTGGTTATGCCAAAGTTGTCACTGCTCAACTTCGACAGCCTAACGGTAAAACGGTAATGCGGGGTTGTGTTCTTACCAAAACTGACGGCAACGTCGTGACCACGCATACCTCCGCGTCTCTACCGGAATGGCTGGACGTGCTGAGGGAAGAGTTTGGCCTGACTTTTGACAATGTTTCCGATGAATCACTCAAAACATTGTGGTCCAGAGTACAGAAGATCCATGAGGAATGGCTTCAGTCCCGTGATAATGGGTAA
- a CDS encoding TetR/AcrR family transcriptional regulator produces MNTRTLAKKALKEQIALAAYDLFQKNGYDKTTVEAIAIATGMSTRTFFRYFPTKEDVLMEQTNKFREHFIEGFMKQLESEDIWDAMKNLLSEYALNCASSQESDIQAFIRATPALVTRQFEIFEGLLSEATDWYVSQHNDSLSWHTVNALIRSAFSCLQAFQGRQPEKISYTAFSDLMMEMKPVLLTRSH; encoded by the coding sequence ATGAACACTCGAACCCTGGCTAAAAAAGCCCTTAAAGAGCAGATTGCTCTTGCAGCCTATGATCTGTTTCAAAAAAACGGGTATGACAAAACCACTGTAGAAGCGATTGCCATCGCGACAGGAATGTCGACACGGACTTTTTTCAGGTATTTCCCCACCAAAGAAGACGTGCTTATGGAGCAGACTAATAAGTTCCGAGAGCATTTTATCGAAGGATTTATGAAGCAACTGGAGTCTGAGGACATCTGGGATGCCATGAAAAATCTGCTATCTGAGTATGCGCTGAACTGTGCCAGTAGTCAGGAAAGTGACATACAGGCATTTATCCGGGCAACGCCCGCGCTGGTTACACGTCAGTTTGAAATCTTTGAAGGCCTGCTGTCTGAGGCTACAGATTGGTATGTATCACAGCATAACGATTCCCTCAGTTGGCATACCGTAAATGCACTTATCCGTTCGGCTTTTTCTTGTCTGCAGGCATTTCAGGGCAGACAGCCTGAAAAAATCTCATACACGGCTTTTAGTGATTTGATGATGGAAATGAAACCGGTTCTGCTGACCAGATCCCATTGA
- a CDS encoding TetR/AcrR family transcriptional regulator, producing the protein MNKKPNDTREKILATAEQLIYQNGIHATGMDLLVKTSGVARKSIYRYFATKDDVAAAALNARDERWMHWFRTECDKGTTPQERILNMFTVLKGWFESDGFRGCAFINTAGEVGDPADPVRQIAKLHKQKLLDYTLELTTQLNIEQPSALAKQLLILMEGAITMSHVMGDDSAADSAREVAQLLLKQVSH; encoded by the coding sequence ATGAACAAAAAGCCGAACGATACCCGAGAAAAAATCCTGGCGACCGCCGAGCAACTTATCTATCAGAACGGCATTCATGCCACAGGCATGGACCTTCTGGTTAAGACCTCTGGCGTCGCAAGGAAAAGTATTTATCGCTATTTCGCGACCAAAGATGACGTGGCAGCCGCCGCGTTGAATGCACGTGATGAACGCTGGATGCACTGGTTCAGAACTGAATGTGATAAAGGCACTACCCCTCAGGAGCGTATCCTGAATATGTTCACTGTACTCAAAGGCTGGTTTGAGTCAGATGGCTTCCGTGGTTGTGCCTTTATTAACACGGCTGGAGAAGTGGGTGACCCTGCCGATCCCGTTCGCCAGATCGCAAAGCTTCATAAACAAAAATTGCTGGATTACACGCTGGAACTCACCACGCAATTAAACATCGAGCAACCATCAGCCTTGGCCAAACAGTTGCTGATTCTGATGGAGGGCGCTATCACCATGTCACACGTGATGGGCGATGACAGTGCGGCCGATAGCGCAAGAGAAGTGGCGCAACTGTTGTTGAAGCAGGTCTCTCACTAG
- a CDS encoding SDR family oxidoreductase, with protein MVSRVLILGASGRVGSCVVQALKANDDGIELRVSTSREELAQKWRSEGRDAVVLDLNRPETFAGALEGIDRVFLLTGYTSDMLFQSKKFVDAARDAGVSHLVHLGVFTSRRDDIPHFAWHDLIETYIEASGIAWTHLHPNVITDSVLVTEPSIKETGAFTVFWGDRPQGWVFAEDIGRVAAAVLREGPEKHGSNNYWMSTELLTGPEVAAMLAEAAGKEIQCNILDASVLEGMLEHIPSASDRAYMESAVVTMKLGAAGKMQAQTVVRDDVKTVTGCPGKTISEWARSYFDAGS; from the coding sequence ATGGTTTCAAGAGTATTAATCCTGGGCGCTTCCGGTCGCGTTGGTTCCTGCGTGGTTCAGGCTTTAAAAGCAAATGATGACGGTATTGAACTGCGGGTGTCGACAAGCCGGGAAGAACTCGCTCAAAAATGGCGCAGTGAAGGTCGCGACGCCGTCGTCCTTGATCTCAACAGGCCTGAAACGTTTGCAGGGGCGCTAGAAGGTATTGACCGCGTATTCCTTTTGACAGGCTATACGTCAGACATGCTTTTCCAGAGTAAAAAGTTTGTCGATGCCGCGCGCGACGCAGGCGTCAGTCACCTTGTCCATCTGGGGGTATTTACGTCCCGCCGCGATGATATCCCCCATTTTGCCTGGCATGACCTGATCGAGACCTACATCGAGGCCAGCGGAATTGCCTGGACGCATCTGCACCCTAACGTCATAACAGATTCCGTGCTGGTCACTGAGCCTTCTATTAAGGAAACAGGGGCGTTCACCGTTTTCTGGGGCGACAGACCGCAGGGGTGGGTTTTTGCCGAAGACATTGGCCGCGTCGCTGCTGCCGTTTTACGTGAGGGGCCGGAAAAACATGGCAGTAATAACTACTGGATGAGCACCGAACTACTGACAGGCCCTGAAGTTGCGGCGATGCTGGCAGAAGCCGCCGGAAAGGAGATCCAGTGCAACATACTTGATGCCTCCGTACTTGAAGGGATGCTTGAACACATTCCTTCGGCCTCTGACCGCGCCTATATGGAAAGCGCCGTAGTGACAATGAAACTTGGCGCTGCAGGTAAAATGCAGGCTCAGACGGTGGTTCGTGATGATGTTAAAACCGTAACAGGATGTCCTGGAAAAACGATTTCAGAGTGGGCCCGTTCTTATTTCGACGCGGGTAGCTAA
- a CDS encoding glutathione S-transferase family protein, translated as MPNHDLTLISHPLCPFVQRSEIVLLEKNVPFERINVDLSAKPDWFLALSPTGKVPVLKVHQASGEDAIIFESMVICEYLNETQGGTSMYADDALIRAKQRGWIEFATAILGNAWQFLNATDQAVADNKRASFRNQLERIEAELGSGPYFSGVNFSMVDAVYAPIFRYFSIIDASVSESIFEGLPRVSAWKALLAKRESVKAAVPADYAQLFQNHLRQHSAILAA; from the coding sequence ATGCCTAACCATGACCTAACACTTATTAGCCACCCACTCTGTCCCTTTGTACAGCGTTCAGAAATCGTGTTGCTCGAAAAAAATGTGCCATTTGAACGCATAAATGTAGACCTATCAGCGAAACCTGATTGGTTTCTAGCCCTGTCACCGACTGGCAAGGTGCCAGTACTGAAAGTGCATCAAGCAAGCGGTGAAGATGCCATTATTTTCGAAAGTATGGTGATCTGCGAGTACCTCAATGAAACACAAGGCGGTACTTCAATGTACGCAGACGATGCATTAATACGTGCTAAACAGCGCGGATGGATCGAATTCGCTACAGCGATACTTGGTAATGCATGGCAATTTTTAAATGCCACAGATCAAGCTGTGGCTGACAACAAACGTGCGTCGTTCCGTAACCAGCTTGAACGTATTGAAGCTGAGTTGGGCTCGGGGCCTTATTTCTCGGGTGTTAACTTCAGTATGGTAGATGCGGTATACGCTCCGATTTTCCGTTACTTCTCAATCATCGATGCCTCAGTATCTGAGTCGATTTTTGAAGGACTACCGCGTGTTTCTGCATGGAAAGCATTACTTGCAAAAAGGGAAAGCGTAAAAGCTGCCGTACCAGCAGATTATGCACAACTTTTCCAAAATCATCTTCGTCAGCATTCAGCAATTCTCGCCGCTTGA
- a CDS encoding DUF1989 domain-containing protein: protein MNEQLKIDIPAQEGRGFWVTKGQTFCVIDPEGQQVADLWAISVEAGEKDWLSTSQTRDITERLFPATGESFYSEKGRPFLTFVQDNSPCPHDMLFPACNPGLYERAGLLDHPNCRDNMLSALQKVDISLPVVPDPVNFFQRSEPQADGKLEVLASDNPPGGNVILLAETDLYVVVTACSVDFHPTNGGQCTGIQIIVG from the coding sequence ATGAATGAGCAGTTAAAGATTGATATTCCTGCACAGGAAGGCCGGGGCTTTTGGGTTACTAAAGGTCAAACGTTCTGTGTTATTGATCCAGAAGGTCAGCAGGTTGCTGACTTGTGGGCCATTTCCGTTGAAGCTGGAGAAAAAGACTGGCTCAGCACATCACAGACACGAGACATAACTGAGCGATTATTTCCCGCCACCGGCGAATCTTTTTATAGCGAGAAAGGCAGACCTTTTCTCACCTTTGTGCAGGATAATTCACCGTGCCCGCATGATATGCTTTTTCCAGCGTGTAACCCTGGCCTTTACGAACGTGCTGGCCTGCTCGATCATCCTAACTGCCGCGACAACATGCTTTCAGCACTTCAAAAGGTGGACATCTCACTTCCTGTCGTCCCGGACCCGGTTAATTTCTTCCAGCGTTCTGAACCGCAGGCAGACGGTAAGCTTGAAGTACTGGCTTCTGATAACCCCCCGGGAGGGAATGTGATATTGCTGGCAGAAACGGATCTATATGTCGTGGTTACAGCCTGTTCTGTTGACTTCCATCCGACCAACGGGGGCCAATGTACTGGTATCCAGATTATTGTCGGTTGA
- a CDS encoding SDR family oxidoreductase, with protein sequence MSRLQGKRALITGGTSGIGLETAKLFVAEGARVIVTGVNPDSIAKAKVELGNDVLVVSADSADVNAQKALAQTVKEHFGELDIAFLNAGISMYMPIEVWTEETFDRIYDINVKGPYFLMQALLPVFASSASVVFNTSVNAHTGPVNSSVYGSTKAALLNLSKTLSNELLSRGIRINAVSPGPVDTPLYDKAGIPVEYHDQVMKDIIATIPAGRFGKPQEVAQAVLYFASDESAWTVGSEIIIDGGVSI encoded by the coding sequence ATGTCTAGACTACAAGGTAAACGCGCACTGATTACGGGTGGTACAAGTGGTATTGGTCTTGAAACAGCGAAGCTGTTTGTTGCAGAAGGTGCACGCGTAATTGTTACTGGTGTTAACCCTGATTCTATCGCAAAGGCGAAAGTAGAACTGGGTAATGATGTGTTAGTCGTGAGCGCTGATTCCGCTGATGTGAATGCGCAGAAAGCTCTGGCTCAAACGGTTAAAGAACACTTTGGTGAACTGGATATCGCTTTCCTGAATGCGGGTATATCAATGTATATGCCAATCGAGGTATGGACAGAAGAGACGTTCGACCGCATTTATGATATCAACGTTAAAGGTCCTTACTTCCTAATGCAGGCACTGCTGCCCGTGTTCGCAAGCTCGGCATCAGTGGTTTTTAATACCTCAGTAAATGCTCACACCGGCCCCGTGAACTCTTCCGTTTATGGCTCAACCAAAGCGGCATTGCTGAACCTGTCAAAAACACTTTCTAACGAATTACTTTCTCGTGGAATTCGTATCAACGCAGTGAGCCCAGGCCCAGTTGACACACCGCTTTACGATAAGGCAGGGATTCCAGTGGAATACCATGATCAAGTGATGAAAGATATCATTGCAACCATCCCAGCAGGTCGTTTTGGTAAGCCTCAAGAAGTCGCGCAAGCGGTGCTTTATTTCGCATCTGATGAGTCTGCCTGGACCGTAGGTTCAGAAATCATCATTGACGGCGGCGTTTCAATCTAA